One Oculatellaceae cyanobacterium DNA segment encodes these proteins:
- a CDS encoding DUF11 domain-containing protein — MLRLKHLGKHQHCRGDRTYLGSKKKPTAKLPRLFKFLTTVIISFIFTLVFSGISLWQSAPALAAPILTIQPISWNIVGLDSNNVNVGPNTYMVGARVCNVGDTAATNVTATFVRDGAINSLLNLQGSSTLTLASLPAGTTSQPPGNTGATPNNCTDFYYNIVITRNSAAYNTSQMYHIEASATGVGTISTPLNREIYVEKLVSQNRNSVLSITGPSTVTVGQTYQYTVQGSTATNGYEQLVFSPNFPNILFQVLASNSTYDAPAGTRNNAIYADACGWDPIIGPTPPQGTYRSCKGPYNYPGGKAGGNVTTVYTVKVLSAGSATITNLIYDFSGSSYHYNSDLGTGVNAITITAVNPSTNADLQIIKSHTGNFALNQNSNYTLTVSNVGQTASSGTITVTDTLPTGLTYVSASGTAIGSNNWSCSATGQTVTCTNAGSLAANASSTITLTVQPTATGTITNQATVTNTSDTNNVNNSSSDPTIINDLVDLSITKTDGLTTINPSGSITYTITVKNLSTSNLVSNAPVTDDVPTAITNVSWTCSASGSNSCGAASGTGNSISTTVTLAKNGGTATFTVKGTVSDTATGTLSNTANVSAPSGISDPTPSNNTATDTTNVNAPDLTISKTHNTNISYNQNGVFSLTVKNVGFATTSGTITVTDTLPTTLTYISAAGNNNTNWNCSFNSINRNVTCTSITGFTLAASASSSINLTVKRTTQDNISNTATVSNTSDKNSNNNSSTDVLPATTRLRLVKRITRINTIAKTGYIDNPSDANDDSTLMWPTPLSTYLQGVINGGNVKPGDLIEYTVYFLSDGGTPAQNVTLCDLVPFNSTFSSTTFNTNSGIAMALSSSNLPTAPTNYFTNIADTDGGQLYTAGTTLPAACASNTNPNGAVVVKVVTGTTTVPNATASGTPSNSYGFIRFVAKIN, encoded by the coding sequence TTGTTGCGATTAAAGCATTTAGGAAAACATCAACATTGCAGAGGCGATCGCACCTATCTAGGCAGCAAAAAAAAACCAACTGCGAAATTACCACGTTTATTTAAATTCTTAACCACAGTTATAATTTCGTTTATATTTACGCTCGTTTTTAGTGGCATTAGCTTGTGGCAAAGTGCGCCTGCTTTAGCCGCCCCGATTCTAACAATTCAACCTATTAGCTGGAATATTGTCGGCTTAGATAGTAACAACGTTAACGTTGGGCCCAATACATATATGGTAGGCGCTCGTGTTTGTAACGTTGGCGACACTGCTGCTACTAATGTCACAGCCACCTTTGTCCGAGATGGCGCGATCAATTCTTTACTCAACTTACAAGGATCAAGCACCCTCACCCTTGCTTCCCTTCCGGCTGGTACTACCTCCCAACCTCCAGGCAACACAGGTGCTACTCCCAACAACTGCACAGACTTCTATTACAACATTGTAATTACTCGCAACTCAGCCGCTTATAACACCAGCCAGATGTATCACATTGAAGCTAGTGCAACTGGCGTTGGTACTATCAGCACACCCTTAAATCGAGAAATTTATGTAGAAAAATTAGTCTCCCAAAATCGCAACTCAGTTCTGAGCATCACTGGGCCAAGTACAGTCACTGTTGGGCAAACTTATCAATATACCGTTCAAGGAAGCACAGCTACCAATGGTTATGAACAGTTAGTATTTTCACCTAACTTTCCTAATATCCTGTTTCAAGTGCTTGCTTCCAACTCTACATACGACGCACCTGCTGGAACGCGTAACAACGCCATCTATGCTGATGCCTGTGGTTGGGATCCAATCATCGGCCCTACACCCCCCCAAGGCACATACCGTAGTTGTAAAGGCCCATACAATTATCCAGGCGGTAAAGCTGGAGGCAATGTCACCACAGTATATACAGTCAAAGTTCTCTCAGCAGGTAGTGCCACAATTACTAACCTAATCTATGACTTTTCGGGTAGTAGTTATCACTACAACAGTGATTTGGGTACAGGCGTAAACGCTATCACAATTACGGCTGTTAACCCCTCAACTAATGCAGATTTACAAATAATTAAAAGTCATACAGGCAACTTTGCGCTGAATCAAAATTCTAACTATACCCTCACAGTTAGTAATGTTGGTCAAACAGCTAGCAGTGGAACTATTACTGTTACAGACACTTTACCAACAGGTTTAACTTATGTATCAGCCAGTGGTACTGCTATTGGTTCTAATAACTGGAGTTGCTCGGCTACTGGACAAACTGTTACTTGTACAAACGCTGGCTCACTTGCAGCCAATGCTAGTAGTACCATTACCCTTACCGTTCAACCAACTGCCACAGGAACAATTACTAATCAAGCAACAGTTACAAATACCAGTGATACAAATAATGTTAATAACAGCAGTAGTGACCCTACTATTATTAACGACTTAGTTGACCTATCAATTACAAAAACCGATGGATTGACCACCATTAATCCTAGTGGTTCGATTACTTACACTATTACCGTAAAAAACCTCAGTACAAGTAATTTGGTTAGTAATGCCCCTGTTACTGATGACGTTCCTACGGCAATTACTAATGTATCCTGGACTTGTTCAGCTAGTGGTAGCAATAGTTGTGGTGCTGCTAGTGGAACTGGTAATAGCATTAGTACAACTGTCACCTTGGCTAAAAATGGTGGTACAGCAACTTTCACTGTTAAAGGTACCGTATCTGATACAGCAACGGGGACATTATCTAATACCGCAAACGTTAGTGCGCCTAGTGGTATTAGTGACCCAACTCCCAGCAATAATACGGCGACTGATACCACCAACGTAAATGCTCCAGATTTAACAATTAGCAAAACCCACAACACAAATATTTCTTATAACCAGAATGGTGTTTTCAGCTTAACAGTCAAGAACGTTGGATTTGCTACTACTAGCGGCACTATTACAGTTACAGACACCTTACCTACAACCCTGACTTATATTTCAGCCGCAGGTAATAACAACACTAACTGGAATTGCTCATTTAATAGCATTAATAGAAATGTTACTTGCACAAGTATTACTGGATTCACACTAGCCGCAAGTGCAAGTAGCAGTATTAACTTAACTGTCAAGCGTACAACTCAAGATAATATTTCTAATACCGCCACTGTTTCCAACACCAGTGACAAAAACAGTAATAATAACTCATCTACAGATGTTTTACCAGCTACTACTCGCTTACGCTTAGTTAAGAGGATTACCCGAATCAATACAATAGCCAAAACTGGTTATATTGATAACCCCAGCGATGCCAACGACGATAGTACACTGATGTGGCCAACTCCTCTAAGTACTTATCTACAAGGAGTAATAAATGGTGGCAACGTTAAACCTGGAGATCTAATTGAATACACAGTTTACTTTCTATCCGATGGTGGTACTCCTGCCCAAAATGTAACTCTCTGTGATTTAGTTCCTTTCAACAGTACGTTTTCATCCACCACATTTAATACCAACTCAGGCATTGCAATGGCACTAAGTTCCAGCAACCTTCCTACTGCCCCGACTAATTATTTCACTAATATTGCTGATACTGATGGGGGACAGTTGTACACTGCTGGAACAACACTACCTGCTGCTTGTGCGAGTAATACTAATCCTAACGGAGCCGTAGTTGTCAAAGTTGTGACTGGCACAACTACAGTACCTAATGCTACTGCATCAGGTACTCCCAGCAATTCATACGGTTTTATTCGTTTTGTAGCTAAAATAAACTAA
- a CDS encoding antibiotic biosynthesis monooxygenase family protein: protein MITRIFRVRVPQELHAEFEKKFMKVSVPFVKAEKGLVSVTVGRPTLWASDEYVMISVWRSEADLVAFAGENWNQAVIPQGMEKYVSSCWVHHYENFG from the coding sequence GTGATCACTAGAATATTTAGAGTGCGTGTACCGCAAGAGCTTCATGCAGAGTTTGAGAAAAAATTTATGAAAGTTTCTGTACCTTTTGTTAAGGCAGAGAAAGGGCTTGTTTCTGTTACAGTCGGACGACCTACTTTATGGGCATCTGATGAGTACGTCATGATCTCTGTATGGCGTAGCGAGGCTGATTTGGTTGCGTTTGCAGGAGAAAACTGGAATCAGGCAGTTATCCCTCAAGGCATGGAAAAGTATGTTTCTTCCTGTTGGGTTCATCACTATGAAAACTTTGGTTAA
- a CDS encoding invasin domain 3-containing protein produces the protein MKFKKASFKALLVAGTLETLGMFLSPSSARTQTVSPQTQPSVTSPAVQPATTPQPAATPATQQSESINSTEVKILTPTSGTVLDIPASSVIVQFPEGATLELQVDGKKVDSSLIGRTETDSTKHLVTQTWYGVSFHEGENTLTAKATNKGVEGQVASVKVLVRGAADKITIQTVESRIPADGRSTATVQGQLLDPNGNRSNRDAVVTLESSAGQFAGVDLEPDHPGFQVQARQGEFTANLRSSLDAQTVRVRAVVNNLEAFTQLQFETNLRPSIVTGVVDIRFGARGTDYYSSFRDYLPTDKKNGYRLDTHSAVFASGKVLGDWLFTGAYNSDRTLNQDCNGDPRLFRAVQICDQNYGVYGDTSKVEALTPSKDSVYLRLERSARTPGAEPDSVMWGDYNTQEFVSRSQQFTATTRQLHGFKTNYNVGNAQITAFYGNNIQGFQRDTIAPDGTSGYYFLSRRLLVEGSENVFIETEELNRPGTVLERKQLNRSDYQIDYDRGSLLFREPILRTDVDNNGQVLVRRIVTTYQYESESSNNNIYGGRVRYHFSRNLNQESWLGATFLHENQGVRQFELYGADTLIALGSKASLVAEYAHSKNNSEVMGMVDGSAYRLEAQGEIIPGVQGQAYYRSAEAGFANNATVSFVPGQTRYGAQVTAKVSSTTNLKLQYDRENNNGIAPQPLDTFEDLFTPRTDAIPGSKVDNNLTTITAGVQQRLGSATLDLDYINRKREDRLPNNPQNITSSQLRSRVTVPITNKITFRAQNELNLSSQQDTVYPDRTILGLDWAAFPGINVRLNQQFFSGGQYKDNSITSLDIDGNYKVGSDTTLIGRYSLINAQSMTGSLGIKQGLTIAPGLKMDFTYEHIFGDLFNRTGAGTQFPQPFAPGQSASSLGVSGGNSYSVGIAYTDNPNFQANARYEHRTSSQASNTVISAGVTGKISPALTALANYQQASSSNQTLIGLGDTANLKLGLAYRDPNNDSFNALLRYEYRKNPSTIPDTLLLGSGTGSQDNTLALEAIYAPNWQWEFYGKYALRDSISYLAEDLVGSSSVSLGQLRTTYRVGYSMDLVGEARWINQQTAGYSEKGFLIEAGYYLTPNLRLSAGYAFGKVDDRDFSGSRSAGGAYFGLTVKLNELFEGFGLQKVAPPQQQESVVKPVATDSKKTENQASNTDASVTSVNPNTSTTVTNPEVTIPTDTNTSTPTSNVVPATEGVKP, from the coding sequence ATGAAGTTTAAAAAAGCCTCTTTCAAAGCTTTATTGGTAGCAGGTACACTCGAAACTCTCGGTATGTTTCTGTCTCCTTCTTCAGCGAGAACACAAACAGTTTCACCACAAACACAACCATCAGTTACATCGCCAGCAGTACAACCAGCCACAACTCCACAACCAGCGGCAACTCCTGCAACTCAGCAATCTGAAAGCATCAATTCTACAGAAGTAAAAATTCTCACGCCAACATCAGGCACTGTATTAGATATTCCAGCTAGTTCAGTGATTGTGCAGTTTCCAGAGGGCGCAACACTAGAACTTCAAGTTGATGGTAAAAAAGTAGACTCTTCGTTGATTGGGCGTACAGAAACAGATTCTACAAAGCATTTAGTCACGCAAACTTGGTATGGTGTTTCCTTTCATGAAGGAGAAAATACCCTTACTGCTAAGGCTACAAATAAAGGCGTAGAGGGACAAGTAGCATCAGTAAAAGTGCTAGTGCGGGGTGCTGCCGACAAAATCACTATCCAAACAGTAGAATCAAGAATTCCTGCGGATGGACGTTCAACAGCAACAGTTCAAGGTCAACTATTAGATCCAAATGGCAATCGTTCTAACCGAGATGCAGTTGTCACCCTAGAAAGCAGTGCTGGACAGTTTGCGGGAGTAGATTTAGAACCAGATCATCCAGGGTTTCAAGTCCAAGCTAGACAAGGAGAATTTACAGCTAATCTCCGTTCTAGTTTAGATGCTCAAACTGTGCGCGTTCGGGCTGTAGTTAACAATTTAGAAGCGTTTACTCAGTTGCAGTTTGAGACAAATTTGCGACCTTCAATTGTTACAGGAGTAGTTGATATTCGCTTTGGGGCTAGAGGTACAGATTATTACAGTAGTTTTCGGGATTATTTACCTACTGATAAAAAAAATGGCTATCGCTTAGATACGCATAGTGCTGTTTTTGCAAGTGGAAAAGTTTTAGGAGATTGGTTATTCACAGGAGCATATAACAGCGATCGCACTCTTAACCAAGATTGTAACGGCGATCCTCGTTTATTCCGCGCTGTACAAATTTGTGACCAAAATTATGGTGTTTATGGTGATACTTCTAAAGTTGAAGCACTAACACCTTCTAAAGATAGCGTTTATTTGCGTTTAGAGCGTTCTGCACGTACTCCAGGTGCTGAGCCTGATTCTGTAATGTGGGGAGATTACAACACCCAAGAATTTGTATCTCGCTCTCAACAATTTACCGCTACCACCCGCCAATTACACGGTTTTAAAACCAACTACAACGTTGGTAACGCTCAAATTACTGCCTTTTATGGCAATAATATTCAAGGTTTTCAACGCGATACTATCGCTCCCGATGGTACAAGTGGTTATTACTTCCTTTCTCGGCGGTTGTTAGTAGAAGGTAGTGAAAATGTTTTTATTGAAACAGAAGAACTTAATCGCCCTGGAACAGTACTTGAGCGCAAACAACTGAATCGCAGTGATTATCAAATTGATTATGATCGCGGTAGCTTATTATTCCGTGAACCAATTCTCCGCACTGATGTTGATAACAACGGACAAGTTTTAGTACGCCGCATTGTTACCACTTATCAATATGAAAGCGAAAGTTCTAACAATAACATTTATGGTGGGCGGGTAAGATATCATTTCTCCCGCAATCTTAATCAAGAAAGTTGGTTGGGTGCAACTTTCTTACACGAAAACCAAGGAGTACGCCAATTTGAACTTTATGGCGCTGATACCTTAATTGCCCTTGGTTCAAAAGCAAGCTTAGTTGCAGAGTATGCCCACTCTAAAAACAACTCTGAAGTAATGGGAATGGTAGATGGTTCTGCATACCGTCTAGAAGCGCAAGGCGAAATTATCCCAGGAGTTCAAGGTCAAGCTTATTATCGTTCTGCTGAAGCAGGTTTTGCTAATAACGCAACTGTGAGTTTTGTACCAGGTCAAACTCGCTATGGCGCTCAAGTTACTGCTAAAGTTTCTTCTACAACTAATCTTAAATTACAATATGACCGCGAAAATAATAATGGAATTGCTCCGCAACCGCTAGATACATTTGAAGATTTATTTACACCTCGTACAGATGCAATTCCAGGTAGCAAAGTAGATAACAACTTAACTACAATTACCGCCGGAGTGCAACAACGCCTTGGTAGTGCAACCTTAGATTTAGATTATATCAATCGCAAACGGGAAGACCGCCTACCTAATAACCCACAAAATATCACTTCTAGCCAATTGCGATCGCGCGTCACTGTTCCCATTACAAATAAAATCACATTTCGAGCGCAAAACGAACTCAACCTTTCCTCTCAACAAGATACAGTTTATCCCGACCGCACCATCTTGGGTTTAGATTGGGCAGCATTTCCTGGTATTAATGTCCGATTAAATCAACAGTTTTTCTCAGGCGGACAGTATAAAGATAACTCCATCACCAGCCTTGATATTGATGGTAATTACAAAGTTGGCTCAGATACCACTTTAATTGGGCGTTATTCTTTAATTAATGCTCAATCTATGACTGGTTCACTTGGCATTAAACAAGGCTTGACAATTGCTCCTGGACTAAAGATGGATTTTACCTACGAACACATCTTTGGTGATTTGTTCAATCGTACAGGAGCAGGAACCCAATTTCCTCAACCTTTTGCACCAGGTCAAAGTGCTTCTAGCCTGGGAGTCAGTGGTGGAAATAGCTACAGTGTTGGTATTGCTTATACAGATAACCCGAACTTTCAAGCTAACGCCCGCTACGAACATCGCACTTCTTCCCAAGCAAGTAACACAGTAATTTCTGCTGGTGTAACAGGTAAGATTTCCCCAGCATTAACAGCCCTAGCTAATTATCAACAAGCTAGTAGTTCTAATCAAACACTGATTGGATTGGGAGATACAGCTAATCTCAAATTAGGTTTAGCTTATCGCGATCCTAATAACGATTCTTTTAACGCCTTATTGCGTTATGAATATCGCAAAAATCCCTCCACTATTCCCGATACTTTACTATTAGGCAGTGGGACTGGTTCTCAAGATAATACCTTAGCACTAGAAGCGATTTATGCCCCTAATTGGCAATGGGAATTTTATGGTAAATATGCCCTGCGCGATAGCATCTCTTACTTAGCTGAAGATTTAGTTGGTAGCAGTTCAGTTTCTCTAGGTCAATTACGCACAACTTATCGCGTGGGATATAGCATGGATTTAGTGGGAGAAGCTCGTTGGATTAATCAACAGACTGCTGGCTATAGTGAAAAAGGTTTTTTAATTGAAGCTGGTTATTATTTAACTCCTAATCTCCGTTTATCTGCTGGTTATGCTTTTGGTAAGGTTGATGATCGTGATTTTAGTGGTTCCCGTTCAGCAGGTGGTGCTTATTTCGGATTAACAGTTAAGCTGAATGAATTATTTGAAGGTTTTGGTTTACAAAAAGTAGCACCACCGCAGCAACAGGAATCTGTAGTTAAACCAGTTGCTACCGATAGCAAAAAAACCGAAAATCAAGCAAGCAATACAGATGCAAGTGTTACTTCAGTTAATCCAAATACATCAACAACTGTTACTAACCCAGAAGTAACTATACCAACAGATACAAATACATCTACTCCTACTTCAAATGTAGTTCCAGCGACAGAAGGGGTCAAGCCATAA
- a CDS encoding MotA/TolQ/ExbB proton channel family protein, translated as MTVTELIERGGPAMWPLLALSLLSVATILERLWFWSRILTKERQIVDRILESASKRDWQLAHEIALQSRKQPIGRFLYAPLRLPNPDPEVFKLALEAAADEELTSMRRGDKILEAVIALSPLLGLLGTVLGLISSLSGIKLGDLGTSSTTGVTLGISEALITTATGLIVAITSLAFYRVFQALLFNQIKIFRQSGNELELLYRQDLANVIDRPNLIKEPVERSDHHEN; from the coding sequence GTGACTGTTACAGAACTTATTGAAAGAGGTGGCCCAGCGATGTGGCCTTTACTGGCTTTATCGCTTTTGTCTGTCGCCACAATCCTAGAGCGTTTGTGGTTTTGGTCGAGAATTTTAACTAAGGAACGGCAGATTGTCGATCGCATTTTGGAATCAGCTAGTAAGCGCGATTGGCAATTGGCTCATGAAATCGCTCTCCAGTCTAGAAAGCAGCCTATTGGTCGGTTTCTGTATGCACCCTTGCGGCTACCAAATCCCGATCCAGAGGTGTTTAAGCTGGCACTAGAGGCAGCAGCAGATGAGGAGTTAACCTCAATGCGTCGGGGCGACAAAATTTTAGAAGCTGTAATTGCTCTTTCACCGTTACTAGGATTATTAGGTACGGTTTTAGGCTTAATTAGCTCTCTTAGTGGTATCAAGCTAGGAGATTTGGGAACTTCTTCGACTACAGGAGTGACTTTAGGGATTAGTGAAGCTTTGATCACTACTGCAACAGGTTTGATCGTAGCGATTACTTCTTTGGCTTTTTATCGCGTATTTCAAGCTTTGTTGTTCAATCAAATCAAAATATTTCGTCAGTCAGGAAATGAATTAGAACTACTCTACCGACAAGATTTAGCAAATGTGATCGATCGCCCTAATCTGATTAAAGAGCCTGTAGAGCGTTCCGATCACCATGAAAATTAA
- a CDS encoding right-handed parallel beta-helix repeat-containing protein, which produces MFNFKTPNIARYLLLIFSCLGINQLNYFSKVNAAPLNHINQDLHLKIVVNSNEDIAIQPDAVLTLREAIALANGTLSINNLSQPEKAQVEQINSNLPSKIEFNLPTTNTIIRLNEELPHIHSPGLIIDGTTQPGYDNNRFANPDINIPTPIVEITPAAQVEIFRGLTIIADGVVIRGLSLHGFTAKHRDTVFTPAADIFIAYSLPQTQEKLNADQNIFPFDNTKDAPKNVLIENNWLGVQSKGKVLQQTSAFGVSVFNSLGTSIRKNLIANHDSSGIITSVNAENLQVSENVIIDNGFAGMPDAIRLEGKIKNSQISSNLICGNDGSAIFLFKPDGDVKISNNQIKFNGRKLRRAAIYLMGNNHQVISNEISNQTGAGVVVAAYPQSDRNIIQNNRFAAIAGLSIDLNTQQDLGVEQFQRGDGINPRRNSPNRRLDTANAAINAPEFMAKEFFVIDGKVNIDGIADPGSQIEIYKVTENTSNYGTLSEPIAMVNTDSKGKFSLSLSNLQPGEKISAIATDPKYGTSEPALNAVVNSIDGTIAPVNQSVPQTSSCSTAAYQNYN; this is translated from the coding sequence ATGTTTAACTTTAAAACGCCAAATATTGCCAGGTATTTATTACTCATATTTAGTTGTTTAGGGATAAATCAACTAAATTATTTTTCCAAAGTTAATGCCGCTCCCTTAAACCATATCAATCAAGATTTACATTTAAAGATAGTAGTTAATAGTAATGAAGATATAGCTATTCAACCGGATGCTGTTTTAACTTTGCGGGAAGCGATCGCACTTGCTAATGGTACATTATCCATCAATAATTTAAGCCAACCAGAAAAAGCTCAGGTTGAGCAAATAAATTCTAATCTTCCCTCAAAAATTGAATTTAATTTACCTACAACAAATACTATCATTCGTTTGAATGAAGAATTACCTCACATTCATAGCCCTGGATTAATCATTGATGGTACAACTCAACCAGGCTATGATAATAATCGTTTTGCTAATCCCGATATTAACATTCCCACTCCCATCGTAGAAATTACTCCTGCTGCTCAAGTAGAAATATTTCGTGGGTTAACAATTATTGCCGATGGCGTAGTCATTCGGGGCTTAAGTTTACATGGTTTTACAGCCAAACATCGTGATACAGTTTTCACTCCTGCGGCTGATATTTTTATAGCTTATTCCTTACCACAAACTCAAGAAAAACTCAATGCCGATCAAAATATTTTTCCATTTGATAATACTAAAGATGCTCCCAAAAATGTTTTGATTGAAAATAACTGGTTAGGCGTACAGTCTAAAGGTAAGGTTTTACAACAAACTTCTGCTTTTGGAGTATCAGTATTTAACAGTTTAGGTACAAGCATCCGCAAAAACTTAATTGCTAATCATGATAGTAGCGGAATTATTACATCAGTTAACGCCGAAAATTTGCAAGTATCAGAAAATGTCATTATTGACAATGGTTTTGCGGGAATGCCAGATGCAATTCGCTTAGAAGGAAAAATTAAAAACTCACAAATAAGTTCAAATTTAATTTGTGGTAATGATGGTAGCGCAATATTTTTATTTAAGCCAGATGGTGATGTTAAAATTAGTAATAACCAAATAAAGTTTAATGGTCGGAAGCTGAGGAGAGCAGCTATATATTTAATGGGCAATAATCATCAAGTTATTAGTAATGAAATTAGTAATCAAACTGGTGCGGGAGTAGTAGTAGCAGCGTACCCTCAGAGCGATCGCAATATTATTCAAAATAATCGCTTTGCTGCTATTGCGGGACTAAGTATTGATTTGAATACTCAACAAGATCTGGGTGTAGAACAATTTCAACGTGGTGACGGCATAAATCCACGGCGTAATTCACCAAATCGACGCTTAGATACAGCTAATGCAGCGATTAATGCACCAGAATTTATGGCAAAAGAATTTTTTGTAATTGATGGAAAAGTCAATATAGATGGAATTGCCGATCCAGGTTCTCAAATAGAAATATACAAAGTTACTGAAAATACTTCTAATTATGGGACGTTAAGCGAACCAATAGCTATGGTTAATACTGATAGCAAAGGAAAGTTTAGTCTGTCGCTGAGTAATTTGCAACCTGGGGAAAAGATTAGTGCGATCGCCACAGATCCAAAATACGGAACATCGGAACCTGCACTGAATGCAGTAGTCAATTCTATTGATGGCACAATAGCGCCAGTCAATCAATCAGTACCACAAACTTCTAGCTGTTCCACAGCAGCATACCAAAACTATAATTAA
- a CDS encoding YkvA family protein, with amino-acid sequence MNFSIQSFYNWYRNTLRNPKYRWWLILGSLGYLFSPIDIAPDFIPVVGLLDDAVILTLLVSEVSQMLAARLKGRNQEETPEATPASSETVDVNAVPLK; translated from the coding sequence ATGAATTTTTCAATTCAATCTTTCTATAACTGGTATCGCAACACACTTCGCAATCCGAAGTATCGCTGGTGGTTGATTCTCGGTTCATTAGGCTATTTATTCAGCCCGATTGATATTGCCCCAGACTTTATACCTGTAGTTGGACTGTTGGATGATGCAGTGATTTTAACTCTGCTAGTTTCAGAAGTTTCTCAAATGTTAGCCGCCCGTCTCAAGGGTCGTAATCAAGAAGAAACACCAGAAGCTACTCCTGCCAGTAGTGAGACTGTAGATGTTAATGCAGTTCCCCTTAAGTAA
- a CDS encoding phage holin family protein, whose protein sequence is MNLTDILIVWLVTSSSLLIISQIPLGVEIDSTPKALISAATLGVVNTTLSFFLFTIPNFLTFGIYGFFTKVLTLGLFSFVINVIALTIAAKLVEGFRLRWGIWTAVIGAIALALVSNFITGYLIA, encoded by the coding sequence ATGAACTTGACTGATATTTTAATAGTTTGGTTAGTTACTTCATCAAGTTTACTAATTATTTCTCAAATCCCTTTAGGTGTAGAGATTGATAGCACACCAAAAGCTTTAATTTCTGCGGCGACTTTAGGGGTTGTGAATACCACTTTGAGTTTCTTTCTATTTACAATACCCAATTTTTTAACATTTGGTATTTACGGATTTTTTACTAAGGTACTAACTTTAGGGCTATTCTCATTTGTTATCAACGTCATTGCTTTAACTATAGCTGCGAAGCTAGTTGAAGGATTTCGTTTGCGCTGGGGAATTTGGACGGCTGTAATTGGCGCGATCGCACTTGCCTTAGTTAGTAACTTTATTACTGGATATCTAATTGCCTAA
- a CDS encoding biopolymer transporter ExbD has product MKINSDTPTEEVRIEIIPLIDVIFCILTFFLLAALQLTRQQAINVNLPQAKSGVPQMRDMLIVSLDDFGQVYLEKQVMLSKDQLSEGLKNYRTNNPNGLMVLYAAKNSSYNDVIQVLDLLRSVGGDRVALATLPSASPQSPNSNNQGTQQPSLTPYSGSNPAVPPNPSSIPNLNQPQLPINPGIPSNGQGINPNYPSNLPLSPNVPNPGATLAPGSSQPAPQR; this is encoded by the coding sequence ATGAAGATTAACTCAGATACTCCCACTGAAGAAGTTCGGATCGAAATTATTCCTTTAATTGATGTAATTTTTTGTATTCTGACGTTTTTTCTCTTAGCTGCTTTGCAACTAACTCGTCAGCAGGCAATCAATGTAAATTTGCCTCAAGCTAAAAGTGGTGTGCCGCAGATGCGAGATATGTTGATTGTTAGCTTGGATGATTTTGGTCAAGTTTACCTAGAAAAACAGGTAATGCTTTCTAAAGATCAGCTATCTGAAGGTTTAAAAAACTATAGAACAAACAATCCTAATGGGTTGATGGTGCTATATGCTGCCAAAAATTCCAGCTATAACGATGTGATCCAAGTATTAGATTTGTTGCGTTCTGTAGGAGGCGATCGCGTAGCTTTAGCAACTTTACCCAGCGCCTCTCCACAATCTCCTAATTCTAATAATCAAGGTACACAACAGCCTAGCCTCACACCTTACTCAGGAAGTAATCCTGCTGTTCCCCCTAATCCTTCTAGCATACCTAACCTTAATCAACCACAATTACCGATTAACCCAGGCATACCTTCTAATGGACAAGGTATTAATCCTAATTATCCTAGTAATTTACCTTTAAGTCCTAATGTGCCTAATCCAGGTGCAACATTAGCCCCAGGAAGCTCTCAGCCTGCTCCTCAGAGGTAG